In a single window of the Arachis hypogaea cultivar Tifrunner chromosome 6, arahy.Tifrunner.gnm2.J5K5, whole genome shotgun sequence genome:
- the LOC112697293 gene encoding probable protein phosphatase 2C 65 — protein MGGCCSHELGIREKVESDLGDEHELDYEGNDIEYGYGGEIIRLKGCSRFVSMYCQQGKKGVNQDSMTVWEDYTGEKDMMFCGVFDGHGPLGHKVSQYIRDNLPSKLSAAIKLAQQKANNYYDDSDADTSTFDDSNQNMSLASWEGCFIKTFKEMDDYLAKDINTDSYCSGCTAVTVIRQGDQLIIGNLGDSRAILCTRERDQRVPIQLTVDLKPDLPSEATRIMSCEGRVFAAEEEPDVCRIWMPDDDCPGLAMSRSFGDFCLKDYGLISIPDVFYRKLSKQDEFVVLASDGVWDVLSNNEVINIVASAPSRSVAAKLLVKRAVRAWRYRYPGSKVDDCAVICLFLDGEQPVLSHSQSKRVGKHLSKHPHRNRTMSNEDNETVAGKVGVELNVNEEWKALGGLARANSLSKLPRLTRDLSRRQVSTRFIQGS, from the exons ATGGGAGGATGTTGCAGCCATGAGCTTGGTATTCGAGAGAAGGTTGAGAGCGATTTGGGAGATGAACATGAGCTTGATTATGAGGGCAATGATATAGAATATGGTTATGGTGGTGAAATCATAAGGCTCAAAGGGTGCTCTAGGTTTGTATCAATGTATTGCCAACAGGGTAAGAAAGGTGTCAATCAAGATTCTATGACTGTTTGGGAG GACTATACAGGAGAAAAAGACATGATGTTCTGTGGTGTTTTTGATGGGCATGGTCCTCTAGGGCACAAAGTATCGCAATATATCCGCGACAATCTACCTTCGAAGCTGTCTGCAGCAATCAAATTGGCACAACAAAAGGCCAACAACTACTATGATGATAGTGATGCAGATACAAGCACGTTTGATGATTCTAACCAGAACATGTCCCTTGCTTCATGGGAGGGATGCTTTATCAAGACATTCAAGGAAATGGATGATTACCTTGCCAAGGACATTAATACCGACAGCTATTGCAGCGGTTGCACCGCCGTTACTGTCATCAGACAG GGTGATCAGCTTATAATCGGAAATTTGGGCGATTCTCGCGCGATTCTTTGTACTAGAGAGAGAGATCAACGTGTTCCTATTCAACTTACCGTGGATTTGAAACCTGATCTTCCAA GTGAAGCTACAAGGATCATGAGCTGTGAAGGCAGAGTTTTCGCGGCAGAGGAAGAACCCGACGTGTGCCGAATATGGATGCCTGATGATGACTGCCCTGGATTAGCTATGTCCAGATCCTTCGGAGACTTTTGCCTCAAAGATTATGGCCTCATCTCAATTCCTGATGTATTTTACAGGAAACTTTCCAAGCAAGATGAATTTGTGGTCTTGGCAAGTGATGGG GTATGGGATGTGCTGAGTAACAATGAAGTTATCAACATAGTTGCTTCAGCACCAAGCAGAAGCGTAGCAGCCAAATTGCTTGTAAAAAGAGCCGTTCGAGCATGGAGATACCGGTATCCCGGCTCCAAGGTAGATGATTGCGCAGTTATATGCTTGTTCCTGGACGGCGAGCAGCCGGTGTTATCCCACTCGCAGTCCAAAAGGGTTGGCAAACATCTCAGCAAACACCCTCATCGCAACCGAACGATGAGCAACGAAGACAACGAGACAGTGGCCGGAAAAGTGGGGGTAGAGCTGAATGTCAATGAAGAATGGAAGGCTCTTGGAGGGTTAGCTAGAGCCAACTCCTTATCAAAACTTCCAAGGCTTACAAGAGATTTGAGTAGAAGGCAAGTATCAACTAGGTTCATTCAAGGCAGCTGA
- the LOC112697292 gene encoding aldose reductase, with translation MAKAVKPQDPNAKFYTLLSGHSMPAVGLGTWKSGSKASDSVFTAIAEAGYRHIDTAAQYGVQEDVGHGLQSAMIAGVDRKDLFVTSKLWCTDLTPERVRPALNNTLQELQLDYLDLYLIHWPFRLKDGASTPPKEGEVLEFDMEGVWREMEKLVKENLVRDIGICNFTLQKLDKLMSIAETMPSVCQMEMHPGWRNDKMLEACKNNNIHVTAYSPLGSQDGGRDLIHDQLVDRIANKLNKIPGQVLVKWAIQRGTSVIPKSTHPERMRQNMSVFNWEIPEQDFIALSNMPSQSRVLDGEELFVNKSAGPFRSTAEIWDHED, from the exons ATGGCAAAAGCAGTGAAGCCGCAAGACCCAAATGCAAAGTTCTATACCCTCTTGAGTGGTCACAGCATGCCAGCCGTTGGATTAGGAACATGGAAATCTGGCTCAAAAGCCTCTGATTCTGTTTTCACTGCCATTGCTGAG GCTGGTTATAGACATATAGACACTGCTGCACAGTATGGAGTCCAAGAAGAT GTTGGACATGGACTTCAATCTGCTATGATAGCAGGAGTGGATAGGAAGGATCTCTTTGTCACCTCCAAGTTatg gtgCACTGACTTGACCCCTGAAAGGGTTAGACCTGCCCTTAACAACACCCTTCAAGAACTCCAACTTGACTACCTTGATCTTTACTTG ATTCATTGGCCATTTCGGTTGAAAGATGGTGCCAGCACACCTCCTAAAGAAGGAGAAGTTTTGGAATTTGACATGGAAGGGGTTTGGAGAGAAATGGAGAAGCTTGTGAAGGAAAACCTTGTTAGAGACATTGGTATCTGCAATTTCACTCTCCAAAAGCTTGATAAGTTAATGAGCATTGCTGAAACAATGCCTTCAGTATGCCAA ATGGAGATGCATCCCGGGTGGAGAAATGATAAGATGCTAGAGGCTTGCAAGAACAACAACATCCATGTCACT GCTTATTCACCACTTGGATCCCAAGATGGAGGAAGAGATTTGATTCACGATCAGTTGGTGGATAGAATAGCAAACAAACTGAACAAGATACCGGGGCAGGTATTGGTGAAGTGGGCCATTCAGAGAGGGACAAGTGTAATCCCAAAATCTACGCACCCAGAAAGAATGAGACAGAACATGAGTGTTTTCAATTGGGAGATTCCAGAGCAAGACTTCATCGCTCTCAGCAATATGCCTTCTCAG AGCCGTGTTCTGGATGGTGAAGAACTGTTCGTCAACAAGAGTGCAGGCCCCTTCAGGAGTACTGCTGAAATCTGGGACCATgaagattaa